A part of Anabas testudineus chromosome 9, fAnaTes1.2, whole genome shotgun sequence genomic DNA contains:
- the sgsm1a gene encoding small G protein signaling modulator 1 isoform X1, whose translation MATIMAEAETRQKLLRTVKKEVKQIMEEAVTRKFVHEDSSHIVSFCAAVEACVLHGLKRRAAGFLRSNKVAALFMKVGKSFPPAEELCRKAQELEQLIETKRSQSLQSQDSIRKMPRLPSLTPQGVKNLWIRTALFEKVLDKIVLYLVENSSKYYEKEAFLMDPVDGPILASLLVGPCALEYTKMKTADHFWTDPSADELVQRHRIHGGYCRQDSPTKRPALCIQKRHSSSSMDERPSPSPSAREYVESLHQNSRATLLFGKNNVLVQPRDDMEAIPGYLSLHQTADIMTLKWTPNQLMNGSVGDLDYERSVYWNYAMTIPLEEIVYLHCHQQVDSGGTVVLVSQDGIQRPPLRFPKGGHLLQFLSCLENGLLPHGQLDPPLWSQRGKGKVFPKLRKRVPQGSGSTESCSDKEEDEATDYVFRILFPNSQSEFVTVTHPLHLTSSLSPQLSGQSTSKTGTLVVPKRSCRCPGESPSLTGRSLTPPDLMDQGAAMWHPTLRKSSCSSCSQGSFSDGMTPKGCNHERAPLKLLCDNMKYQIISRAFYGWLAYCRHLSTVRTHLSALVNHTIVAPDVPCDAYRGLTTDVWHAFLQNCEAYKEQELLRLVYFGGVDPSLRKEVWPFLLGHYQFGMSEAERKEVDQQVSERYEQTMREWLSCEEIVRQREKEQHAAALAKCSSGASMDSSSQKMIHHDSTVSNESQSSQSSDRQSLARLQSDSSNGTQFFTSSHPFPWSSLLPFGLFFQVFESVEEVDQIETEPKNEEAKQVPKMPNGALQNETNSPDSGHPSSRNFSVTSGLSDGSLSTEDSTAPDTTQRSAAVPQASQSPVKLAGVESEGVSRDKEEEKATAPTENSKTEVVQQVKTSKEARLQTETQEKAESEVIETVGSKFEDTDRDTDIKGIKSLETGEKGKHMPGVDSMTISAAATESKPAPVDASHEKEIEVSTNETSEVKERNVEKTKEMDESKTSKLQEVLLMEGKEKMSVHTVEKNLVLSVDTRVSRAREPYYVSQKDESQVMTESDESPSAIEMEEIPKAKVSMVPWSRKERCEASSSSEDSAPHMELRQQEQGKPSPEGTESILSEEPEMESLYPHFDSAVSSGHTKNEATSQESAGSNFSQELLDLYTLNLHRIEKDVQRCDRNYWYFTPANLEKLRNIMCSYIWRHLDIGYVQGMCDLLAPLLVILDDEAMAFSCFTELMKRMNQNFPHGGAMDTHFANMRSLIQILDSELFELMHQNGDYTHFYFCYRWFLLDFKRELVYDDVFAVWETIWAAKYVSSSHFVLFIALALVEIYRDIILENNMDFTDIIKFFNEMAEHHNITQILTQARDLVCKVQMLIENK comes from the exons ATGGCAACAATCATGGCAG aAGCAGAGACCCGTCAGAAGCTGCTGCGCACCGTCAAGAAGGAG GTGAAGCAGATTATGGAGGAAGCCGTCACCAGGAAATTTGTGCACGAAGACAGCAGCCATATTGTGTCCTTTTGTG CCGCAGTGGAAGCATGTGTCCTACATGGGCTGAAACGACGAGCAGCGGGCTTTCTGCGTAGCAACAAGGTAGCAGCACTCTTCATGAAGGTGGGAAAAAGCTTCCCTCCAGCTGAGGAGCTGTGCAGGAAGGCCCAGGAGCTCGAGCAGCTCATCGAGACAaa ACGAAGTCAAAGCCTGCAAAGTCAAGACAGCATTCGCAAGATGCCCCGACTGCCCAGCCTCACCCCACAGGGAGTCAAGAACCTGTGGATCCGGACAGCTCTGTTTGAGAAGGTGCTGGACAAGATTGTCCTCTACTTGGTGGAAAACAGCAG TAAGTACTACGAGAAAGAGGCTTTTCTAATGGACCCTGTAGATGGACCCATCCTCGCCTCTTTGTTAG TTGGACCTTGTGCTTTGGAGTACACAAAGATGAAGACAGCCGACCACTTCTGGACAGACCCGTCTGCTGACGAGTTGGTGCAAAGACATCGCATCCATGGAGGCTACTGTAGACAGGATTCTCCCACCAAGAGGCCTGCACTGTGT ATCCAGAAGCGGcactccagcagcagcatggaTGAACGCCCTTCTCCCTCACCGTCAGCTCGTGAATATGTGGAGTCGCTCCATCAAAACAGCAGGGCGACGCTGCTGTTTGGCAAAAACAATGTGCTTGTACAACCG AGGGACGACATGGAGGCTATTCCAGGTTACCTCTCTCTGCACCAGACTGCTGACATCATGACACTGAAGTGGACGCCCAATCAGCTCATGAATGGCTCTGTTGGAGACTTGGACTATGAACGCAG TGTATACTGGAACTATGCCATGACAATCCCCCTAGAGGAGATAGTTTACTTGCACTGTCATCAACAAG TGGACAGTGGGGGGACAGTGGTGTTGGTCAGTCAGGATGGGATCCAGAGACCTCCACTTCGCTTCCCCAAAGGAGGTCACTTGCTCCAATTCCTCTCCTGCCTGGAAAACGGCCTGCTCCCCCACGGCCAGCTGGACCCACCACTCTGGTCCCAGAGGGGAAAG gGAAAAGTGTTTCCTAAGCTGCGGAAAAGGGTTCCTCAGGGATCTGGATCCACAGAGTCGTGCTCAGATAAGGAGGAGGACGAAGCCACGGACTATGTCTTCCGCATTCTCTTTCCAAACAGCCAGTCTGAATTTG TGACTGTAACCCATCCTCTCCATCTGacttcctccctctcccctcaACTGAGTGGACAGTCCACTTCCAAAACAGGCACCCTGGTTGTTCCCAAGAGGTCCTGCAGATGTCCTGGAGAATCCCCCTCACTCACAGGAAGAAGCT TGACTCCCCCAGATTTGATGGATCAGGGAGCTGCGATGTGGCATCCCACTCTCAGGAAGTCCTCGTGTTCCTCTTGTTCTCAAGGGAGCTTCTCGGATGGGATGACACCCAAGGGCTGCAACCATGAGAG GGCTCCACTGAAGCTGCTATGTGACAACATGAAGTATCAGATCATCTCTCGAGCATTTTATGGCT GGCTGGCATACTGCCGTCACCTGTCCACTGTGCGTACACATCTCTCTGCCCTTGTCAATCACACTATTGTGGCGCCAGATGTGCCGTGCGATGCCTACAGAGGGCTCACCACAGATGTGTGGCACGCATTTCTCCAGAACTGCGAA GCTTACAaggagcaggagctgctgcGGCTGGTCTACTTTGGCGGTGTGGACCCCTCGCTACGTAAAGAGGTGTGGCCTTTCCTCCTGGGTCATTACCAGTTTGGAATGTCCGAAGCTGAGAGGAAGGAG GTAGATCAACAGGTCAGTGAGCGCTACGAACAGACCATGCGGGAGTGGCTCAGCTGTGAGGAGATTGTCCGCCAGCGGGAGAAAGAGCAGCACGCTGCAGCACTGGCAAAGTGCTCCTCTGGGGCGAGTATGGACAGTTCTAGTCAGAAGATGATCCATCATGACTCAACTGTGAGCAATGAG TCGCAGTCCTCCCAGAGCTCAGATAGGCAGAGTCTGGCTCGCCTTCAAAGTGATTCTAGCAACGGCACACAG TTCTTCACATCCTCCCATCCCTTCCCCTGGAGTAGCCTGCTTCCCTTTGGCTTGTTCTTTCAGGTGTTTGAGTCTGTAGAGGAGGTGGACCAGATTGAGACAGAGCCCAAGAATGAAGAGGCCAAACAGGTGCCAAAGATGCCCAACGGAGCTCTGCAGAATGAGACAAACTCTCCCGACTCTGGACATCCGTCCTCCCGCAATTTCTCTGTCACCTCTGGCCTGTCAGACGGCTCGCTCAGCACGGAGGACAGTACTGCACCTGATACAACGCAGAGATCTGCAGCTGTGCCACAGGCATCACAGAGCCCTGTCAAGCTTGCAGGGGTAGAGAGTGAAGGTGTGTCACgggacaaagaagaagagaaggcGACAGCACCAACAGAAAATAGCAAGACTGAGGTGGTTCAACAAGTGAAGACCAGCAAAGAGGCACGTTTGCAAACTGAAACCCAAGAAAAAGCTGAGTCAGAAGTTATTGAAACAGTGGGAAGCAAGTTTGAAGATACAGACCGGGATACAGACATTAAAGGGATTAAATCTTTAGAGACAGgagaaaagggaaaacacaTGCCCGGTGTGGACAGTATGACCATATCAGCAGCTGCAACAGAATCCAAACCAGCACCTGTTGACGCAAGTcatgaaaaagaaatagaagTGAGTACTAACGAAACATCAGAGGTCAAAGAAAGGAATGTGGAGAAGACTAAAGAAATGGATGAATCAAAGACAAGTAAACTGCAAGAGGTTTTACTGAtggaggggaaagaaaaaatgtCTGTTCACACCGTGGAAAAGAATCTTGTTCTCTCTGTAGACACAAGAGTCTCGAGAGCAAGAGAACCCTACTACGTCTCTCAGAAAGACGAGAGTCAGGTCATGACTGAATCCGATGAGTCTCCCTCGGCCATCGAGATGGAGGAGATTCCCAAAGCCAAAGTTTCCATGGTGCCTTGGAGCAGAAAGGAACGTTGTGAAGCCTCGTCTTCCTCTGAGGACTCAGCCCCTCACATGGAGCTCAGGCAGCAGGAGCAAGGAAAGCCCAGTCCAGAAGGCACCGAGTCCATCCTGTCTGAGGAGCCAGAGATGGAGAGCCTGTATCCTCACTTTGACTCTGCGGTCAGTTCTGGACACACCAAGAATGAAGCAACCTCTCAAGAATCTGCTGGGAGTAACTTCTCT caaGAACTTTTGGACTTGTATACATTAAATCTACACCGCATTGAGAAGGACGTCCAGCGCTGCGACAGGAACTACTGGTACTTCACTCCAGCCAACTTGGAAAAACTGCGCAACATTATGTGCAG CTATATCTGGAGGCACCTTGACATTGGTTACGTACAGGGCATGTGTGATCTGCTGGCTCCACTTCTCGTCATTCTAGATGATG AGGCCATGGCCTTTAGCTGTTTCACCGAGCTCATGAAAAGAATGAATCAAAACTTTCCGCATGGAGGAGCCATGGATACTCACTTTGCCAACATGCGCTCTCTAATACAG ATCCTGGATTCAGAGCTGTTTGAGCTCATGCACCAGAATGGAGACTACACCCACTTCTACTTCTGCTACCGCTGGTTTCTCCTCGACTTTAAACGAG agTTGGTGTATGACGATGTTTTCGCAGTTTGGGAAACCATCTGGGCAGCCAAGTATGTGTCCTCTAGTCACTTTGTGCTCTTCATTGCTCTGGCCCTGGTGGAGATCTACAGGGACATCATCCTGGAGAACAACATGGACTTCACAGACATCATTAAGTTCTTCAATG
- the sgsm1a gene encoding small G protein signaling modulator 1 isoform X3 codes for MATIMAEAETRQKLLRTVKKEVKQIMEEAVTRKFVHEDSSHIVSFCAAVEACVLHGLKRRAAGFLRSNKVAALFMKVGKSFPPAEELCRKAQELEQLIETKRSQSLQSQDSIRKMPRLPSLTPQGVKNLWIRTALFEKVLDKIVLYLVENSSKYYEKEAFLMDPVDGPILASLLVGPCALEYTKMKTADHFWTDPSADELVQRHRIHGGYCRQDSPTKRPALCIQKRHSSSSMDERPSPSPSAREYVESLHQNSRATLLFGKNNVLVQPRDDMEAIPGYLSLHQTADIMTLKWTPNQLMNGSVGDLDYERSVYWNYAMTIPLEEIVYLHCHQQVDSGGTVVLVSQDGIQRPPLRFPKGGHLLQFLSCLENGLLPHGQLDPPLWSQRGKGKVFPKLRKRVPQGSGSTESCSDKEEDEATDYVFRILFPNSQSEFVTVTHPLHLTSSLSPQLSGQSTSKTGTLVVPKRSCRCPGESPSLTGRSLTPPDLMDQGAAMWHPTLRKSSCSSCSQGSFSDGMTPKGCNHERAPLKLLCDNMKYQIISRAFYGWLAYCRHLSTVRTHLSALVNHTIVAPDVPCDAYRGLTTDVWHAFLQNCEAYKEQELLRLVYFGGVDPSLRKEVWPFLLGHYQFGMSEAERKEVDQQVSERYEQTMREWLSCEEIVRQREKEQHAAALAKCSSGASMDSSSQKMIHHDSTVSNESQSSQSSDRQSLARLQSDSSNGTQFFTSSHPFPWSSLLPFGLFFQVFESVEEVDQIETEPKNEEAKQVPKMPNGALQNETNSPDSGHPSSRNFSVTSGLSDGSLSTEDSTAPDTTQRSAAVPQASQSPVKLAGVESEGVSRDKEEEKATAPTENSKTEVVQQVKTSKEARLQTETQEKAESEVIETVGSKFEDTDRDTDIKGIKSLETGEKGKHMPGVDSMTISAAATESKPAPVDASHEKEIEVSTNETSEVKERNVEKTKEMDESKTSKLQEVLLMEGKEKMSVHTVEKNLVLSVDTRVSRAREPYYVSQKDESQVMTESDESPSAIEMEEIPKAKVSMVPWSRKERCEASSSSEDSAPHMELRQQEQGKPSPEGTESILSEEPEMESLYPHFDSAQELLDLYTLNLHRIEKDVQRCDRNYWYFTPANLEKLRNIMCSYIWRHLDIGYVQGMCDLLAPLLVILDDEAMAFSCFTELMKRMNQNFPHGGAMDTHFANMRSLIQILDSELFELMHQNGDYTHFYFCYRWFLLDFKRELVYDDVFAVWETIWAAKYVSSSHFVLFIALALVEIYRDIILENNMDFTDIIKFFNEMAEHHNITQILTQARDLVCKVQMLIENK; via the exons ATGGCAACAATCATGGCAG aAGCAGAGACCCGTCAGAAGCTGCTGCGCACCGTCAAGAAGGAG GTGAAGCAGATTATGGAGGAAGCCGTCACCAGGAAATTTGTGCACGAAGACAGCAGCCATATTGTGTCCTTTTGTG CCGCAGTGGAAGCATGTGTCCTACATGGGCTGAAACGACGAGCAGCGGGCTTTCTGCGTAGCAACAAGGTAGCAGCACTCTTCATGAAGGTGGGAAAAAGCTTCCCTCCAGCTGAGGAGCTGTGCAGGAAGGCCCAGGAGCTCGAGCAGCTCATCGAGACAaa ACGAAGTCAAAGCCTGCAAAGTCAAGACAGCATTCGCAAGATGCCCCGACTGCCCAGCCTCACCCCACAGGGAGTCAAGAACCTGTGGATCCGGACAGCTCTGTTTGAGAAGGTGCTGGACAAGATTGTCCTCTACTTGGTGGAAAACAGCAG TAAGTACTACGAGAAAGAGGCTTTTCTAATGGACCCTGTAGATGGACCCATCCTCGCCTCTTTGTTAG TTGGACCTTGTGCTTTGGAGTACACAAAGATGAAGACAGCCGACCACTTCTGGACAGACCCGTCTGCTGACGAGTTGGTGCAAAGACATCGCATCCATGGAGGCTACTGTAGACAGGATTCTCCCACCAAGAGGCCTGCACTGTGT ATCCAGAAGCGGcactccagcagcagcatggaTGAACGCCCTTCTCCCTCACCGTCAGCTCGTGAATATGTGGAGTCGCTCCATCAAAACAGCAGGGCGACGCTGCTGTTTGGCAAAAACAATGTGCTTGTACAACCG AGGGACGACATGGAGGCTATTCCAGGTTACCTCTCTCTGCACCAGACTGCTGACATCATGACACTGAAGTGGACGCCCAATCAGCTCATGAATGGCTCTGTTGGAGACTTGGACTATGAACGCAG TGTATACTGGAACTATGCCATGACAATCCCCCTAGAGGAGATAGTTTACTTGCACTGTCATCAACAAG TGGACAGTGGGGGGACAGTGGTGTTGGTCAGTCAGGATGGGATCCAGAGACCTCCACTTCGCTTCCCCAAAGGAGGTCACTTGCTCCAATTCCTCTCCTGCCTGGAAAACGGCCTGCTCCCCCACGGCCAGCTGGACCCACCACTCTGGTCCCAGAGGGGAAAG gGAAAAGTGTTTCCTAAGCTGCGGAAAAGGGTTCCTCAGGGATCTGGATCCACAGAGTCGTGCTCAGATAAGGAGGAGGACGAAGCCACGGACTATGTCTTCCGCATTCTCTTTCCAAACAGCCAGTCTGAATTTG TGACTGTAACCCATCCTCTCCATCTGacttcctccctctcccctcaACTGAGTGGACAGTCCACTTCCAAAACAGGCACCCTGGTTGTTCCCAAGAGGTCCTGCAGATGTCCTGGAGAATCCCCCTCACTCACAGGAAGAAGCT TGACTCCCCCAGATTTGATGGATCAGGGAGCTGCGATGTGGCATCCCACTCTCAGGAAGTCCTCGTGTTCCTCTTGTTCTCAAGGGAGCTTCTCGGATGGGATGACACCCAAGGGCTGCAACCATGAGAG GGCTCCACTGAAGCTGCTATGTGACAACATGAAGTATCAGATCATCTCTCGAGCATTTTATGGCT GGCTGGCATACTGCCGTCACCTGTCCACTGTGCGTACACATCTCTCTGCCCTTGTCAATCACACTATTGTGGCGCCAGATGTGCCGTGCGATGCCTACAGAGGGCTCACCACAGATGTGTGGCACGCATTTCTCCAGAACTGCGAA GCTTACAaggagcaggagctgctgcGGCTGGTCTACTTTGGCGGTGTGGACCCCTCGCTACGTAAAGAGGTGTGGCCTTTCCTCCTGGGTCATTACCAGTTTGGAATGTCCGAAGCTGAGAGGAAGGAG GTAGATCAACAGGTCAGTGAGCGCTACGAACAGACCATGCGGGAGTGGCTCAGCTGTGAGGAGATTGTCCGCCAGCGGGAGAAAGAGCAGCACGCTGCAGCACTGGCAAAGTGCTCCTCTGGGGCGAGTATGGACAGTTCTAGTCAGAAGATGATCCATCATGACTCAACTGTGAGCAATGAG TCGCAGTCCTCCCAGAGCTCAGATAGGCAGAGTCTGGCTCGCCTTCAAAGTGATTCTAGCAACGGCACACAG TTCTTCACATCCTCCCATCCCTTCCCCTGGAGTAGCCTGCTTCCCTTTGGCTTGTTCTTTCAGGTGTTTGAGTCTGTAGAGGAGGTGGACCAGATTGAGACAGAGCCCAAGAATGAAGAGGCCAAACAGGTGCCAAAGATGCCCAACGGAGCTCTGCAGAATGAGACAAACTCTCCCGACTCTGGACATCCGTCCTCCCGCAATTTCTCTGTCACCTCTGGCCTGTCAGACGGCTCGCTCAGCACGGAGGACAGTACTGCACCTGATACAACGCAGAGATCTGCAGCTGTGCCACAGGCATCACAGAGCCCTGTCAAGCTTGCAGGGGTAGAGAGTGAAGGTGTGTCACgggacaaagaagaagagaaggcGACAGCACCAACAGAAAATAGCAAGACTGAGGTGGTTCAACAAGTGAAGACCAGCAAAGAGGCACGTTTGCAAACTGAAACCCAAGAAAAAGCTGAGTCAGAAGTTATTGAAACAGTGGGAAGCAAGTTTGAAGATACAGACCGGGATACAGACATTAAAGGGATTAAATCTTTAGAGACAGgagaaaagggaaaacacaTGCCCGGTGTGGACAGTATGACCATATCAGCAGCTGCAACAGAATCCAAACCAGCACCTGTTGACGCAAGTcatgaaaaagaaatagaagTGAGTACTAACGAAACATCAGAGGTCAAAGAAAGGAATGTGGAGAAGACTAAAGAAATGGATGAATCAAAGACAAGTAAACTGCAAGAGGTTTTACTGAtggaggggaaagaaaaaatgtCTGTTCACACCGTGGAAAAGAATCTTGTTCTCTCTGTAGACACAAGAGTCTCGAGAGCAAGAGAACCCTACTACGTCTCTCAGAAAGACGAGAGTCAGGTCATGACTGAATCCGATGAGTCTCCCTCGGCCATCGAGATGGAGGAGATTCCCAAAGCCAAAGTTTCCATGGTGCCTTGGAGCAGAAAGGAACGTTGTGAAGCCTCGTCTTCCTCTGAGGACTCAGCCCCTCACATGGAGCTCAGGCAGCAGGAGCAAGGAAAGCCCAGTCCAGAAGGCACCGAGTCCATCCTGTCTGAGGAGCCAGAGATGGAGAGCCTGTATCCTCACTTTGACTCTGCG caaGAACTTTTGGACTTGTATACATTAAATCTACACCGCATTGAGAAGGACGTCCAGCGCTGCGACAGGAACTACTGGTACTTCACTCCAGCCAACTTGGAAAAACTGCGCAACATTATGTGCAG CTATATCTGGAGGCACCTTGACATTGGTTACGTACAGGGCATGTGTGATCTGCTGGCTCCACTTCTCGTCATTCTAGATGATG AGGCCATGGCCTTTAGCTGTTTCACCGAGCTCATGAAAAGAATGAATCAAAACTTTCCGCATGGAGGAGCCATGGATACTCACTTTGCCAACATGCGCTCTCTAATACAG ATCCTGGATTCAGAGCTGTTTGAGCTCATGCACCAGAATGGAGACTACACCCACTTCTACTTCTGCTACCGCTGGTTTCTCCTCGACTTTAAACGAG agTTGGTGTATGACGATGTTTTCGCAGTTTGGGAAACCATCTGGGCAGCCAAGTATGTGTCCTCTAGTCACTTTGTGCTCTTCATTGCTCTGGCCCTGGTGGAGATCTACAGGGACATCATCCTGGAGAACAACATGGACTTCACAGACATCATTAAGTTCTTCAATG